AAACTACCAAGTACCAGTAGAGGTGCGTCCTGACCGCCGTACAACTCTTGGTCTTCGTTGGTTAGTAAACTATGCGCGTCTTCGCGGTGAAAAAACAATGGAAGAGCGCTTAGCGAATGAAATCCTTGATGCAGCTAACAATTCTGGTGCATCTGTTAAGAAGCGTGAAGATACTCACAAAATGGCAGAAGCAAACAAAGCGTTTGCTCACTATCGTTGGTAATTTAACCTTCAAATATAAAAACTTTCTACTAGGAAGGAGAAAGACCCAATGGCAAGAGAGTTCTCCTTGGAAAATACTCGTAATATCGGTATCATGGCTCACATCGATGCTGGTAAAACGACTACCACTGAGCGTGTTCTTTATTACACTGGTAAAATCCATAAAATCGGTGAAACACATGAAGGCGCATCTCAGATGGACTGGATGGAACAGGAGCAAGAGCGCGGAATTACAATCACTTCCGCTGCAACAACTGCACAATGGAAAGGCCATCGTGTTAACATCATCGATACTCCAGGACACGTAGACTTCACTGTTGAAGTTGAACGTTCTTTGCGTGTACTTGATGGTGCGGTAGCAGTACTTGATGCTCAATCAGGCGTTGAGCCGCAAACTGAAACAGTTTGGCGTCAAGCAACTACTTACGGCGTTCCTCGTGTTGTATTCGTAAACAAGATGGATAAAATTGGAGCTGATTTCCTATATTCTTTAGGAACACTTCATGACCGTCTACAAGCGAATGCACATGCTATTCAGCTTCCAATCGGAGCTGAAGATCAATTCGAAGCTATCATTGACCTTGTGGAAATGAATGCAGTGTTCTACGGAAACGACTTAGGTACTGATATTGAAGTACGTGAGATTCCTGAAGAATACCGTGCGCAAGCTGAAGAATATCGTGAAAAGCTAGTAGAAGCAGTAGCAGAACTTGATGAAGAATTAATGGAAAAATACCTTGGCGGTGAAGAAATCACTAAAGAAGAGCTAAAAGCAGCGATTCGTAAAGGTACTGTTAATGTTGAATTCTATCCAGTAATCTGCGGTTCTGCCTTTAAAAATAAGGGTGTACAATTAATGCTTGATGCAGTAATTGACTACCTTCCATCACCACTTGATGTACCTTCTATTAAAGGTCACGCTGTTGACGATCCAGATGAAGTTTTAGAACGTCATTCAAGCGATGAAGAGCCATTCTCAGCTCTTGCATTTAAAGTTATGACAGATCCTTATGTTGGTAAATTAACGTTCTTCCGCGTTTACTCTGGTACATTAGAGTCTGGATCATATGTCCAAAACTCTACAAAAGGCAAGCGTGAACGAATCGGACGTATCCTGCAAATGCACGCAAACAGCCGTCAAGAAATCTCTAAGGTTTATGCTGGTGACATTGCTGCTGCTGTAGGTTTGAAAGATACAACAACTGGCGATACTCTATGTGATGAGAAAAACCTAGTAATCCTTGAGTCTATGCAATTCCCTGAGCCAGTTATCCAGCTTTCAGTTGAACCTAAATCAAAAGCTGACCAAGATAAAATGACAACTGCACTGCAAAAACTTCAAGAAGAAGATCCAACATTCCGTGCGCATACTGACCAAGAAACTGGACAAGTTATCATCGCGGGTATGGGTGAACTTCACTTGGATATCATTGTTGACCGTATGCGACGTGAATTCAAAGTTGAAGCAAATGTTGGTGCGCCGCAAGTTGCATACCGCGAAACTTTCCGTGCATCTGCACAGGTTGAAGGTAAATTTGCTCGACAATCTGGTGGTCGTGGTCAATTCGGACACGTTTGGATTGAATTCTCTCCAAACGAAGAAGGAAAAGGCTTCGAATTCGAAAACGGTATTGTCGGTGGTGTGGTTCCACGTGAATACATTCCGGCAGTTGAGGCTGGTTTGAAGGATGCATTAGAAAGAGGAGTTCTTGCAGGCTACCCGTTGGTAGATGTTAAAGCAAGATTATTTGATGGTTCATACCATGATGTTGACTCTTCTGAAATGGCATTTAAGATTGCTGCATCATTGGCACTCAAAAATGCTGCATCCAAATGTTCACCAGTTATTCTTGAACCTGTTATGAGAGTAGAAGTTGTGATTCCAGAAGATTATCTTGGTGATATCATGGGCCAAATCACAGCACGCCGTGGCCGCGTTGAAGGTATGGAAGCTCGCGGTAATGCGCAAGTTGTTCGTGCAATGGTTCCACTTTCTGAAATGTTTGGTTATGCTACAGCTCTTCGTTCAAGCACACAAGGTCGTGGGGTATTCACTATGCACTTCGATCACTACGAAGAAGTTCCAAAATCAGTTTCTGAAGAAATTATCAAAAAAAATAAAGGTGAATAATTGATTTTCACTTTTCTTTAAAGTATAACTACTTGTGTAAGAATGGAAACTGTTAAAAGGGATTAAACCAAATTTAACAGTTTCCACTCAAAAATATACTTAACCTTATAATCCAAAGGAGGATTTTTAAAATGGCAAAAGCTAAATTCGACCGTTCTAAGCCACACGTTAACATTGGTACTATCGGACACGTTGACCATGGTAAAACTACTTTAACTGCTGCAATTACTTCTGTTCTTGCAAAACAAGGTAAAGCTGAAGCACGTGCATACGATCAAATCGATGGTGCTCCTGAAGAAAAAGAACGTGGAATTACAATCTCTACTGCACACGTTGAGTATGAAACTGATAACCGTCACTATGCACACGTTGACTGCCCAGGACATGCTGACTATGTTAAAAACATGATCACTGGTGCTGCACAAATGGACGGCGGTATCCTTGTTGTATCTGCAACTGATGGTCCAATGCCACAAACTCGTGAGCACATTCTTCTATCTCGTCAGGTAGGTGTTCCTTACCTTGTTGTATTCATGAACAAATGTGACATGGTTGACGATGAAGAACTTCTTGAATTAGTAGAAATGGAAATTCGTGACCTTCTTTCTGAATACGATTTCCCTGGTGATGACACTCCAGTTATCAAAGGTTCTGCTCTTAAAGCATTAGAAGGCGAAGCTGCTTGGGAAGAAAAAATCATTGAACTTATGAGCGCTGTTGACGAATTTATCCCAACACCGACTCGTGACACTGATAAACCATTCATGATGCCAGTTGAGGATGTATTCTCAATCACTGGCCGTGGTACTGTTGCTACAGGACGTGTTGAGCGTGGTGTAGTTAAAGTTGGTGACGTAGTTGAAATCGTAGGATTCACTGAAGAGCCAAAATCTACTACTGTAACAGGTGTAGAAATGTTCCGTAAACTTCTTGACTTCGCAGAAGCTGGAGATAACATCGGTGCCCTTCTTCGTGGTGTAGCACGTGAAGAAATCGAACGTGGTCAAGTATTGGCTAAACCAAAGTCAATCACTCCACACACTAAATTCAAAGCACAAGTATACGTATTATCAAAAGAAGAAGGTGGACGTCATACTCCATTCTTCACAAACTATCGTCCACAATTCTATTTCCGTACTTCTGATATCACTGGTATTTGTAACCTTCCAGAAGGCACTGAAATGGTTATGCCTGGCGACCACATCGAAATGACTGTTGAGCTAATCGCTCCAGTTGCGATTGAAGAAGGAACTAAGTTCTCAATCCGTGAAGGCGGACGTACTGTAGGTTCAGGTTCAATCACAACTATTCAAGCTTAATAAGAAATATAAAAAAGCAAATGGATGACGATCCATTTGCTTTTTTTGTTTTTTTTAACTTGTTTCATCTTATATATATTTATTTTTCAGGTTATTCCGGGAACTAATAAGGATATTATTGGTGTATATATTTTAGTTGAAAAAGGTGATTCGAGCCGATATAATAATAAAAGTGTGCAAGACATAAAGTTCTAAAAAAATGAAATTTATTGTTGCTTTTACTTTATGTTTTATGTA
Above is a genomic segment from Neobacillus endophyticus containing:
- the fusA gene encoding elongation factor G is translated as MAREFSLENTRNIGIMAHIDAGKTTTTERVLYYTGKIHKIGETHEGASQMDWMEQEQERGITITSAATTAQWKGHRVNIIDTPGHVDFTVEVERSLRVLDGAVAVLDAQSGVEPQTETVWRQATTYGVPRVVFVNKMDKIGADFLYSLGTLHDRLQANAHAIQLPIGAEDQFEAIIDLVEMNAVFYGNDLGTDIEVREIPEEYRAQAEEYREKLVEAVAELDEELMEKYLGGEEITKEELKAAIRKGTVNVEFYPVICGSAFKNKGVQLMLDAVIDYLPSPLDVPSIKGHAVDDPDEVLERHSSDEEPFSALAFKVMTDPYVGKLTFFRVYSGTLESGSYVQNSTKGKRERIGRILQMHANSRQEISKVYAGDIAAAVGLKDTTTGDTLCDEKNLVILESMQFPEPVIQLSVEPKSKADQDKMTTALQKLQEEDPTFRAHTDQETGQVIIAGMGELHLDIIVDRMRREFKVEANVGAPQVAYRETFRASAQVEGKFARQSGGRGQFGHVWIEFSPNEEGKGFEFENGIVGGVVPREYIPAVEAGLKDALERGVLAGYPLVDVKARLFDGSYHDVDSSEMAFKIAASLALKNAASKCSPVILEPVMRVEVVIPEDYLGDIMGQITARRGRVEGMEARGNAQVVRAMVPLSEMFGYATALRSSTQGRGVFTMHFDHYEEVPKSVSEEIIKKNKGE
- the tuf gene encoding elongation factor Tu is translated as MAKAKFDRSKPHVNIGTIGHVDHGKTTLTAAITSVLAKQGKAEARAYDQIDGAPEEKERGITISTAHVEYETDNRHYAHVDCPGHADYVKNMITGAAQMDGGILVVSATDGPMPQTREHILLSRQVGVPYLVVFMNKCDMVDDEELLELVEMEIRDLLSEYDFPGDDTPVIKGSALKALEGEAAWEEKIIELMSAVDEFIPTPTRDTDKPFMMPVEDVFSITGRGTVATGRVERGVVKVGDVVEIVGFTEEPKSTTVTGVEMFRKLLDFAEAGDNIGALLRGVAREEIERGQVLAKPKSITPHTKFKAQVYVLSKEEGGRHTPFFTNYRPQFYFRTSDITGICNLPEGTEMVMPGDHIEMTVELIAPVAIEEGTKFSIREGGRTVGSGSITTIQA